The following coding sequences lie in one Kribbella sp. NBC_00709 genomic window:
- a CDS encoding NUDIX hydrolase — translation MSNPATVIAAGGVVWRERRGTRQVLLVHRPRYDDWSLPKGKLTAHEHVLLGARREIEEETGLQVILGPPLGVQRYAIRKNGGTAEKLVHYWSAVPVSDVDFVPNDEVDQISWLPVDKARNQLSYPRDVDILDALEHAVPVVATVVVVRHAEAVKRKDWDGKDTVRPLTSTGTAVAERLADVLAALGADRIISSDAERCAATVTPYAASIDRHIHLWPEISERGYDADPDALRGLAERVWRPGKVTVICSHRPVLPALSRELGLKVGKFSTGAFLVAHRLADGRLVHERFRAP, via the coding sequence ATGAGCAACCCGGCGACGGTCATCGCCGCGGGTGGTGTCGTCTGGCGAGAGCGCCGCGGCACCCGGCAGGTGCTGCTCGTGCACCGTCCCCGGTACGACGACTGGTCCCTTCCGAAGGGCAAGCTGACCGCACATGAGCACGTGCTGCTCGGTGCGCGTCGGGAGATCGAAGAAGAGACCGGACTGCAGGTCATCCTCGGTCCACCGCTCGGTGTCCAGCGGTACGCGATCCGCAAGAACGGCGGGACCGCTGAGAAGCTGGTCCACTACTGGTCCGCCGTACCGGTCAGTGATGTGGACTTCGTGCCGAACGACGAAGTGGACCAGATCAGCTGGCTCCCGGTGGACAAGGCCCGCAACCAGCTCAGCTACCCCCGCGACGTGGACATCCTGGACGCACTGGAGCACGCGGTGCCGGTGGTGGCCACAGTGGTGGTCGTCCGGCATGCAGAGGCGGTGAAGCGGAAGGACTGGGACGGCAAGGACACGGTGCGCCCGCTCACCAGCACCGGTACGGCGGTTGCCGAGCGACTGGCCGACGTACTGGCCGCTCTGGGCGCGGACCGGATCATCAGCAGCGACGCGGAGCGCTGTGCCGCCACAGTCACGCCGTACGCCGCCTCCATCGACCGGCACATCCACCTCTGGCCCGAGATCTCCGAGCGGGGGTACGACGCTGATCCGGACGCCCTGCGTGGTCTGGCGGAGCGGGTGTGGCGACCGGGCAAGGTGACGGTCATCTGCTCCCACCGGCCGGTGCTGCCGGCTCTGTCCCGGGAGCTGGGGCTGAAGGTGGGCAAGTTCTCCACGGGCGCGTTTCTGGTCGCGCACCGGCTGGCGGACGGGCGCCTCGTCCACGAGCGCTTCAGGGCTCCCTGA
- a CDS encoding RNA degradosome polyphosphate kinase, translating into MLDGVAGDLLASHNREYDVEPPYDISAAGDLPVDRFSDRELSWLAFNQRVLELAENDRIPLLERAKFLAIFASNLDEFYMVRIAGLKRRIAAGVAVRAASGLLPREVLDRSLARSRELMDRQAESWRKSIQPALVEQGIEILRWDELQHSEREDMTRFFRDRVFPVLTPLAVDPSHPFPYISGLSLNLAVVVRNPDTGGEHFARVKVPPLLPRFVKVDEGRFVPLEDVIATHLGQLFPGMEVTQHHTFRVTRNEDLEVEEDDAENLLAALEKELLRRRFGPPVRLEVEESIDPQVKALLLSELGVTEAEVFELPGPLDLRGLFTIASLDRAELKYPGFVPSTHPHLAEVETSNPADMFHALKQRDVLVHHPYDSFSTSVQRFIEQAAADPHVLAIKQTLYRTSGDSPIVDALIDAAEAGKQVLVLVEIQARFDEQANIKWARQLEHAGCHVVYGVIGLKTHCKLSMVVRDEPDGLRRYAHIGTGNYHPKTARLYEDLGLLTSDKVVTEDVALLFNHLSGFGRSAGYRRILVAPQSVRRGLVERIDREVQHHLAGRPARIRIKVNSLVDEALCDALYRASQAGVPVDLWIRGICTLRPGVPGLSENIQVRSILGRFLEHSRVFLFENGGEPEVWIGSADLMHRNLDRRVEVLVQLKEPDHVIELGEMFDLALDDGTGSWWLQADDTWQARLIAPDGEPLRDMQERLIATRGRRRVVDPIS; encoded by the coding sequence ATGCTGGACGGCGTGGCAGGAGACTTGCTGGCATCCCACAACCGGGAGTACGACGTCGAGCCGCCGTACGACATCAGTGCGGCCGGCGATCTTCCGGTGGATCGGTTCTCCGATCGGGAGCTGAGCTGGCTCGCGTTCAACCAGCGGGTCCTGGAGCTGGCGGAGAACGATCGGATCCCGCTGCTCGAGCGGGCCAAGTTCCTCGCCATCTTCGCGAGCAACCTGGACGAGTTCTACATGGTCCGGATCGCCGGTCTGAAGCGCCGGATCGCGGCCGGGGTCGCGGTGCGGGCGGCCAGTGGTCTGCTCCCCCGCGAGGTCCTCGACCGCAGCCTGGCCCGGAGCCGCGAGCTGATGGACCGGCAGGCGGAGTCGTGGCGCAAGTCGATCCAGCCGGCGCTGGTCGAGCAGGGCATCGAGATCCTCCGCTGGGACGAGCTGCAGCACAGCGAGCGCGAGGACATGACCCGGTTCTTCCGGGACCGCGTCTTCCCGGTGCTGACGCCACTGGCGGTCGACCCGTCGCACCCGTTCCCGTACATCTCCGGCCTGAGCCTGAACCTGGCGGTCGTGGTCCGCAATCCCGACACCGGCGGCGAGCACTTCGCCCGGGTCAAGGTGCCGCCGCTGCTGCCGCGGTTCGTGAAGGTCGACGAGGGCCGGTTCGTCCCGCTCGAGGACGTCATCGCGACCCACCTGGGCCAGCTGTTCCCGGGCATGGAGGTCACCCAGCACCACACCTTCCGCGTGACCCGCAACGAGGACCTCGAGGTCGAGGAGGACGACGCGGAGAACCTGCTGGCAGCGCTCGAGAAGGAGCTGCTGCGCCGCCGGTTCGGTCCGCCGGTCCGGCTCGAGGTCGAGGAGTCGATCGACCCGCAGGTGAAGGCGCTGCTGCTGTCCGAGCTGGGCGTCACCGAGGCCGAGGTGTTCGAGCTCCCTGGCCCGCTGGACCTGCGGGGCCTGTTCACGATCGCCAGCCTGGACCGGGCCGAGCTGAAGTACCCCGGGTTCGTTCCGTCGACGCATCCGCATCTGGCGGAGGTGGAGACCTCCAACCCGGCCGATATGTTCCACGCGCTCAAGCAGCGCGACGTGCTGGTCCACCACCCGTACGACTCGTTCTCCACGAGCGTGCAGCGCTTCATCGAGCAGGCGGCCGCCGATCCGCACGTGCTGGCGATCAAGCAGACGCTGTACCGGACCAGCGGTGACTCGCCGATCGTCGACGCGCTCATCGACGCGGCCGAGGCCGGCAAGCAGGTCCTGGTGCTGGTGGAGATCCAGGCGCGTTTCGACGAGCAGGCCAACATCAAGTGGGCCCGTCAGCTCGAGCACGCCGGCTGCCACGTCGTGTACGGCGTGATCGGCCTCAAGACGCACTGCAAGCTGTCGATGGTCGTCCGCGACGAGCCCGACGGCCTGCGCCGCTACGCCCACATCGGGACCGGCAACTACCACCCCAAAACCGCCCGGCTGTACGAGGACCTCGGCCTGCTCACCAGCGACAAGGTGGTCACCGAGGACGTCGCTCTGCTGTTCAACCACCTGTCCGGCTTCGGCCGCAGCGCCGGGTACCGGCGGATCCTGGTCGCCCCCCAGTCGGTACGGCGGGGGCTCGTGGAGCGGATCGACCGCGAGGTGCAGCATCACCTGGCCGGCCGCCCCGCCCGGATCCGGATCAAGGTGAACAGCCTGGTCGACGAGGCCCTGTGCGACGCGCTCTACCGGGCGTCGCAGGCCGGCGTGCCGGTCGACCTGTGGATCCGCGGCATCTGCACACTGCGCCCCGGCGTACCGGGTCTGTCGGAGAACATCCAGGTCCGCAGCATCCTGGGCCGGTTCCTCGAGCACAGCCGCGTGTTCCTGTTCGAGAACGGCGGCGAACCGGAGGTGTGGATAGGCTCAGCCGACCTGATGCACCGCAACCTGGACCGCCGGGTCGAGGTGCTGGTGCAGCTGAAGGAGCCGGACCATGTCATCGAGCTGGGCGAGATGTTCGACCTGGCGCTGGACGACGGCACCGGATCCTGGTGGCTGCAGGCGGACGACACGTGGCAGGCGCGGCTGATCGCTCCGGACGGCGAGCCGCTGCGCGACATGCAGGAGCGGCTGATCGCGACTCGCGGGCGCCGCCGGGTGGTCGACCCCATCAGCTAG
- a CDS encoding alpha/beta hydrolase produces the protein MNSRLDSVLRDTVTAVQANALTPLYALPAAVRHRLAGAPIQIDGNILDPDLQLLVRVDNLLPRTTKTDAATARAHFRNLCKLIPGNPAELQRVTDLTVRGAAGQLGARLYIPRPPEGSSRPAGRGLLVFFHGGGWVVGDLNTHDGLCRAIAADAGIRVLSVDYRLAPEAPAPTAAEDAIAAFTWAVEHADDLGVDPALVAVGGDSAGGNLAAVVAQQTVRRGLPHPALQVLLYPAVDLVARRPSRDLFSEGFILSENDIIWYRDHYTPDPTIRPDPIVSPVRAEDLTGLPPTYLTTAGFDPLRDEGLEYAEALKSAGNPLTHTHHPSLCHGYANLLTVPGKVREAHTHLINHLRSTLH, from the coding sequence GTGAACTCACGACTGGATTCGGTACTGCGGGACACGGTGACCGCCGTACAAGCAAACGCGCTGACCCCGCTGTACGCGCTGCCCGCGGCCGTCCGGCACCGCCTCGCCGGTGCGCCGATCCAGATCGACGGCAACATCCTCGACCCCGATTTGCAGCTGCTCGTGCGCGTCGACAACCTGTTGCCCCGCACAACCAAGACCGACGCGGCCACGGCCCGCGCCCATTTCCGCAACCTCTGCAAACTGATCCCCGGCAACCCCGCCGAACTACAACGCGTAACCGACCTCACCGTCCGAGGCGCCGCCGGCCAACTAGGAGCCCGCCTCTACATCCCCCGCCCACCGGAGGGGTCGTCGCGTCCGGCTGGTCGAGGCCTCCTGGTGTTCTTTCACGGTGGTGGGTGGGTCGTCGGTGACCTGAACACCCACGACGGCCTGTGCCGCGCGATCGCCGCCGACGCCGGCATCCGGGTCCTCTCCGTCGACTACCGCCTGGCCCCCGAGGCTCCCGCGCCCACCGCCGCCGAGGACGCCATCGCCGCCTTCACCTGGGCCGTCGAGCACGCCGACGACCTGGGCGTCGATCCCGCCCTCGTGGCCGTCGGCGGCGACAGCGCCGGTGGCAACCTGGCCGCCGTCGTAGCCCAGCAGACGGTACGCCGCGGCCTCCCGCACCCCGCCCTCCAGGTGCTCCTGTACCCCGCCGTCGACCTGGTCGCCCGCCGCCCGAGCCGGGACCTGTTCTCCGAAGGCTTCATCCTCAGCGAGAACGACATCATCTGGTACCGCGACCACTACACCCCCGACCCCACGATCCGCCCCGACCCGATCGTCTCCCCCGTCCGCGCCGAAGACCTCACCGGCCTCCCACCCACCTACCTCACCACCGCCGGCTTCGACCCCCTCCGCGACGAAGGCCTCGAATACGCCGAAGCCCTCAAATCAGCCGGCAACCCCCTGACCCACACCCACCACCCCTCCCTCTGCCACGGCTACGCCAACCTCCTAACCGTCCCCGGCAAAGTCCGCGAAGCCCACACCCACCTCATCAACCACCTCAGATCCACGCTGCACTAG